A part of Arachis hypogaea cultivar Tifrunner chromosome 12, arahy.Tifrunner.gnm2.J5K5, whole genome shotgun sequence genomic DNA contains:
- the LOC112727206 gene encoding protein MIS12 homolog, which translates to MEGSESEAIFESLNLNPQLFVNEVRNTVDDVVDEAFDFFHQEASTKLNSEGYIQKSEDLKKGNCSAELNRILPGVDCVRQRTQSVLDRSLAMWEKYCLLHCFAVPQGFCMPNTDKSNENGLHPDAPFDPDIDAQLNSLRTRLTEVGKEFEVLNHEIQILEKQSTVNAHYVNNAVQLYEQNHVLFQEIVTTAAELGIKIRKLSTTTIEESEQMKTKVVYSLELDLSSIKSGKDLSNMNLNDLKKFARIMKST; encoded by the exons ATGGAAGGCAGCGAAAGTGAGGCCATCTTTGAATCTCTGAATTTGAATCCGCAGCTCTTCGTCAACGAAGTTCGCAACACCGTGGACGATGTTGTTGATGAAGCTTTCGATTTCTTCCACCA AGAGGCATCAACCAAGTTGAACTCTGAAGGCTACATACAAAAGTCTGAAGATCTGAAAAAAGGTAACTGTTCTGCTGAACTGAACAGAATTTTACCA GGAGTTGATTGCGTTCGGCAGAGGACCCAATCTGTTTTGGACAGAAGCTTAGCTATGTGGGAAAAATACTGCTTACTTCACTGTTTTGCTGTTCCCCAAGGCTTTTGCATGCCAAACACT GACAAGTCAAATGAGAATGGCCTCCATCCAGATGCTCCTTTTGATCCTGATATTGATGCCCAGTTAAATTCCTTAAGAACAAGACTAACAGAG GTGGGGAAGGAGTTTGAAGTGTTGAATCATGAAATTCAAATATTAGAAAAGCAGTCTACTGTCAATGCTCACTATGTCAATAATGCAGTACAATTATATGAGCAGAACCATGTGTTGTTTCAGG AGATTGTGACAACTGCAGCTGAACTTGGGATAAAAATAAGAAAGCTAAGCACTACAACAATTGAAGAGTCTGAACAAATGAAAACAAAAGTGGTTTACAGCCTAGAGCTGGATCTATCTTCTATTAAATCTGGCAAAG ATCTCTCAAATATGAATTTAAATGACCTTAAAAAATTTGCACGTATTATGAAGAGTACATGA
- the LOC112727204 gene encoding receptor-like protein 7: MKIQQFLSLLVISICVVAGLCVKDEQQLLLQLKNNLTFNFNSERSSKLNVWNQSIACCNWSGVTCNDEGYVIGLDLSGESITGGFNDSSSLFGLQHLQQLNLAANNFNSMIPSAFGLLDKLTYLNLSHAGFVGQIPIEISQLTRLVTLDISSVAYFEGQYLKLENPNLRMLIRNLSSIRQLYLDGVIMTSQAEEWCNALLFLPNLQELSMSYCNLSGPLNSSLTSLENLSVIRLDRNNFSSPVPETFATLKNLTILSLSVCGLTGVFPQKIFQVRTLSFIDISYNSNLQGSFPVLPFNGSLHTLIVSNTNFSGELPSSIGSMTQLSALDLFNCQFRGKLPISLSKLAELSYLDLSLNNFTGPVPSFGKSQKLTYIDLSHNNFSGPIPSSSPFEVLQNLISINLAYNSISGRIPSSLFRLPLLQKILLSNNQFGQLDELTNVSSSKLNTLDLSSNNLSGPIPMFIFQLRELSIIQLSSNNFNGPMQLDEFLALKNLTTLDLSYNNLFVNVSLNLSSIPNISTLKLASCNLKTIPGFLRYQSGLAFLDLSDNQIQGSVPNWIWKLKYLQSLNMSHNFLTDFQGPLQNLSSNLAVLDLHHNQLRGLIPVFPKYAAYVDYSNNNFSSIIPVEIGSYLSGTFYLSLANNRFHGSIPNSICDASFRVLDLSRNNISGTIPFCLIALSKILGVLNLRNNKLSGPIHDLFPASCALRTLDLHGNILEGHIPKSLANCSTLEVLDLGNNQISDGFPCSLKHISTLRVLVLRKNNFHGNIGCPKISGAWKMLQIVDLAFNKFNGALPGKWFRMWVAMMDDENQADSGVNYLRSEVLQFNPIYYQNSVTVTSKGQGMELVKILTIFTSIDFSSNHFQGEIPKELFDFKALCVLNLSNNALTGQIPSSIGNLKQLESLDLSNNSLQGEIPTELASLNFLSVLNLSSNQLQGRIPLGSQIQTFSNSSFIDNIGLCGPPLTTKCSDINETFSSVSLQDSAIDWNFISVEVGLIFGLLIVIGPVLFFKKWRHMYCQFLDTVLCWIFPQLSLEYERRGSQSYEVLVWRKY, translated from the coding sequence ATGAAAATCCAACAATTCTTATCTCTTTTGGTGATATCAATCTGTGTGGTTGCTGGCCTCTGTGTTAAAGATGAGCAACAACTGCTGTTGCAATTGAAGAACAACCTTACTTTCAATTTCAACAGTGAAAGATCAAGCAAACTGAACGTGTGGAATCAAAGTATTGCTTGCTGCAATTGGAGTGGTGTTACTTGTAATGATGAGGGATACGTTATTGGTCTTGATCTGAGTGGAGAATCAATCACTGGCGGATTCAACGATTCGAGCAGCCTATTCGGTCTTCAGCATCTGCAGCAATTAAATCTGGCTGCTAATAATTTCAATTCTATGATTCCTTCAGCATTTGGCTTGTTGGACAAGTTAACTTACCTGAATTTGTCACATGCTGGGTTCGTGGGGCAGATTCCCATAGAGATTTCTCAGCTGACGAGGTTGGTTACTCTTGATATCTCAAGTGTTGCATATTTTGAAGGGCAATATCTAAAACTTGAGAACCCAAATCTAAGGATGCTTATCAGAAATCTCAGCAGTATTAGGCAATTGTATCTGGATGGTGTAATTATGACATCTCAGGCAGAGGAATGGTGCAATGCTTTGTTGTTTCTGCCCAACCTGCAAGAATTGAGCATGTCATATTGCAATCTCTCAGGACCACTTAATTCTTCATTAACAAGTCTTGAGAATCTCTCGGTCATTCGTCTTGATCGGAACAATTTCTCATCTCCAGTGCCAGAAACCTTTGCCACTTTGAAAAATCTAACCATCCTCAGTCTTTCCGTTTGTGGGTTGACGGGAGTGTTCCCTCAAAAGATATTCCAGGTTAGAACACTGTCATTCATTGACATCTCATACAATTCCAACCTCCAAGGTTCCTTTCCTGTCTTACCATTCAACGGATCTCTCCATACCTTAATAGTAAGCAACACCAACTTCTCTGGAGAACTTCCTTCTTCTATTGGCAGCATGACACAATTATCCGCACTGGATCTATTTAACTGCCAATTTAGAGGAAAACTACCCATTTCGTTGTCAAAACTCGCGGAGCTGAGTTACTTGGATTTGTCACTCAACAATTTCACAGGTCCAGTTCCATCATTTGGCAAGTCTCAAAAACTTACCTATATAGATCTTTCACATAATAATTTTAGTGGACCAATTCCATCATCTTCTCCCTTTGAAGTACTTCAAAATCTCATCAGCATCAACCTGGCTTACAATTCCATCAGTGGAAGAATTCCTTCATCTCTTTTTAGACTCCCATTATTGCAGAAGATTCTACTTTCCAACAACCAGTTTGGTCAATTGGATGAACTCACGAATGTGTCTTCCTCTAAGTTAAACACTCTTGATTTAAGCAGCAACAACCTATCAGGTCCAATACCAATGTTCATCTTCCAGCTCCGGGAACTCTCTATCATCCAACTTTCCTCAAACAACTTCAATGGGCCAATGCAGCTAGATGAGTTTTTGGCACTTAAAAATTTAACCACACTAGACCTTTCATACAACAACTTATTTGTCAATGTGAGTCTCAACCTGTCTTCAATTCCAAACATTAGCACGCTAAAATTGGCATCCTGCAATTTAAAAACTATACCTGGTTTCTTGAGGTACCAATCTGGATTAGCCTTTTTAGACCTCTCAGACAACCAAATTCAAGGATCAGTGCCCAACTGGATTTGGAAACTTAAATATCTTCAAAGCCTTAATATGTCTCACAATTTTCTAACTGATTTCCAAGGGCCACTTCAGAATCTTAGTTCCAATTTAGCTGTCCTTGACCTTCACCACAATCAACTTCGGGGGCTAATTCCTGTCTTTCCTAAATATGCTGCCTATGTAGATTATTCAAACAATAATTTCAGCTCCATTATCCCAGTTGAAATCGGCAGTTACCTGTCTGGCACATTTTATCTGTCTCTTGCAAACAATAGATTCCATGGCAGCATCCCTAATTCCATCTGTGATGCCTCATTTCGTGTTCTTGATCTCTCCCGTAATAATATATCTGGCACAATTCCCTTTTGTTTAATAGCATTAAGTAAGATTCTCGGTGTACTGAACCTGCGCAACAACAAGCTCTCAGGTCCTATCCATGATTTGTTTCCAGCTTCCTGTGCTCTGAGGACTCTTGATCTCCATGGAAATATATTAGAAGGACATATTCCAAAATCTCTTGCTAACTGCTCAACACTAGAGGTTTTGGACCTTGGGAACAATCAAATTTCTGATGGATTTCCATGTTCCTTGAAGCACATATCCACCCTCCGTGTGTTAGTACTGCGAAAAAACAACTTCCATGGCAACATTGGATGTCCAAAAATCAGTGGTGCATGGAAAATGCTTCAGATTGTTGACCTGGCCTTTAACAAGTTTAATGGTGCACTCCCTGGAAAATGGTTCAGAATGTGGGTGGCAATGATGGATGATGAAAACCAGGCTGATTCTGGCGTAAATTATCTCCGATCTGAGGTACTTCAATTTAATCCGATATACTATCAGAATTCAGTAACTGTTACAAGCAAAGGTCAAGGGATGGAGTTAGTTAAGATTCTAACTATCTTCACTTCCATTGACTTTTCATCTAACCATTTCCAAGGAGAAATACCGAAAGAACTGTTTGATTTCAAAGCACTCTGTGTGCTTAACTTATCAAACAATGCTCTTACTGGCCAGATTCCATCATCTATAGGGAATTTGAAACAGCTTGAGTCACTAGACCTCTCAAACAACTCATTACAAGGAGAAATTCCCACTGAGCTTGCGAGTTTGAATTTCCTTTCAGTCTTGAATCTCTCGTCCAATCAGCTGCAAGGAAGAATCCCTTTGGGCAGCCaaatccaaacattttcaaacTCCTCCTTCATTGATAATATAGGATTATGTGGTCCTCCTTTGACTACAAAATGCAGTGATATTAATGAAACATTCAGTTCAGTTAGCCTGCAAGATTCTGCAATTGATTGGAATTTTATTAGTGTGGAAGTTGGTTTGATTTTTGGCCTTCTTATTGTCATTGGTCCCGTCTTGTTCTTTAAGAAATGGAGACACATGTATTGCCAATTTCTGGACACAGTTCTTTGTTGGATCTTTCCTCAACTGAGCCTTGAATATGAAAGACGTGGAAGCCAAAGTTACGAAGTTCTGGTATGGAGGAAGTACTAG
- the LOC112727205 gene encoding uncharacterized protein: protein MVSFGSCSIYRRTENRFLMCSILKFRSIYGSFKFFHSKLNRGSSASDKTSKLEPNRNNHNRVGIFWDLDNKPPNPIPPYEVANKLRIVASSFGVVRHMVAYANSHTFSSVPHAVRQRRKEKELYNRLESKGVIKRNEPHVCRVCGRKFYTNEKLVNHFKQLHESEQTKRVNQIASARGSRRVKLVAKYSMKMEKYKKAARDILTPRVGYGLADELKRAGFWVQTVLDKPQAADRALESHMVDMMDHRRVECIVLVSDDYDFANVIREAKLRCLKTVVIGDTSDGVLKRIADTSFSWEEILMGKAKKEAVSVVENWKDRDILKRLEWTYNPEVDKKKYDPADVVIEESEDENIEDICDDVDDDYKDGGGAWWELDSDENVTNEQTRKV from the coding sequence ATGGTTTCTTTTGGAAGTTGTAGTATTTATAGAAGAACAGAGAATCGTTTTCTTATGTGTTCAATTCTCAAATTTCGTAGCATATATGGTTCCTTTAAATTCTTTCATTCTAAACTTAACCGGGGTTCCAGTGCTTCAGATAAAACCTCCAAACTGGAACCAAATAGGAATAATCACAATAGGGTAGGGATTTTTTGGGACTTAGATAACAAGCCACCAAACCCAATTCCACCTTATGAAGTTGCCAATAAGCTTAGAATTGTTGCATCTTCATTTGGGGTTGTTAGGCATATGGTAGCTTATGCAAATAGCCACACTTTCAGCAGTGTCCCACACGCTGTCCGGCAGAGGAGGAAAGAGAAGGAGCTGTATAACCGACTGGAGAGCAAGGGCGTCATCAAGCGGAATGAGCCTCATGTTTGCAGGGTTTGTGGGAGAAAGTTTTACACTAATGAGAAGCTTGTTAACCATTTCAAGCAGCTACATGAGAGCGAGCAAACGAAAAGGGTAAACCAGATAGCGTCGGCAAGGGGGAGCCGGAGGGTGAAGTTGGTGGCAAAGTATTCGATGAAGATGGAAAAATATAAGAAGGCTGCAAGGGATATTCTTACTCCAAGAGTAGGGTATGGTTTGGCGGATGAGCTCAAACGCGCAGGATTTTGGGTTCAGACCGTGTTGGATAAGCCACAGGCTGCGGATCGTGCATTGGAAAGTCACATGGTTGATATGATGGATCATAGGAGGGTTGAGTGCATAGTACTTGTGTCTGATGATTATGATTTCGCTAATGTAATAAGGGAAGCGAAGCTACGATGTCTGAAGACAGTTGTCATTGGGGATACTAGTGATGGTGTATTGAAGAGGATTGCTGATACGTCCTTTTCTTGGGAGGAAATTCTAATGGGGAAAGCTAAAAAGGAGGCTGTATCAGTTGTTGAGAATTGGAAGGATCGTGATATTTTGAAAAGGTTAGAGTGGACATACAATCCAGAGGTGGATAAAAAGAAATACGATCCGGCTGATGTGGTTATTGAAGAATCAGAAGATGAGAATATTGAAGATATTTgtgatgatgttgatgatgacTATAAGGATGGTGGAGGTGCTTGGTGGGAGTTAGATTCAGATGAAAATGTCACAAATGAACAGACACGAAAAGTATAG